DNA sequence from the Acidimicrobiales bacterium genome:
CCCGGCGGTACACCTGCCGCACCAGCAGGACCGAGCCGTCGCCGCGCTCGATGATGCACGCCGCCCCCACCGTGAACGAGGGCGTGATGAGTCGGACCACCCATCGCCTGAGCTGACGCGGGAGCCGCTGGTAGATCTTCAACAGCGCCCTGTGGGCTCGGGCGAACACAGAAAAAGCAGCGTAGTTGCCGCTAACCGGCCGACCGGGGACTGTCCGGCCACCCCGGTGAGCGGCGGGCCGCCCGCACCTCGGCGTACAGCTCGGGCGTCGCCGCGGCCAGGGGCGTGCGGCGGGCGTCGTGGTCGAGGGTGACCAGCTCGCGGTCGAACGCCTCCCCCACCACCGCGCCCGCCTCCCGGCAGACCAGCAGGGCGCCCAGGTAGTCCCAGGAGCCGTGGGCCGACGGCGTGCAGTCGACGTAGGCATCGAGCGTCCCCTCGGCGACCGCGCACAGGTCGAGCGCCGCGGCGCCGAGCGCCCGGTACTGCCGCCAGCCCAGGTAGCGGGGCGGGAAGCCCGACAACCCGACCACGGCCCGGCCCAGCTCGGTCACCCCCGAGGGCTGCAACGGCTCGCCGTCGACGGTCGCCCCCGCGCCCCGCACGGCGACGAAGCGGCGCTGGTGCGGCACGTCGACCACGAGGCTGGCTCGGGGCCCGTCGGCATCGACGGCGCACAGGCTGGTGGCGAACCACGGGATCCCCCGCGACGCGTTGGTGCTGCCGTCGACCGGGTCGACCACGACCACCACGTCCTCACCCTCGTCCCCGGGATGGAGACCCGACTCCTCCGACAGCACCCCCACGCCGGCGGCGCCCAACACCTTGAGAGCCGCCGTGTCGGCCGCCAGGTCGCTGCGGTACTGGCCGGCCCGGGTGCCCGCGAGGCCCCAGTCGTCGAGACCACGCAAGGCGTCGCCGATCGCGCTGGCGGTGTCGTGGAGGAGGTCG
Encoded proteins:
- a CDS encoding inositol monophosphatase family protein; this encodes MPLSDARLVDLLHDTASAIGDALRGLDDWGLAGTRAGQYRSDLAADTAALKVLGAAGVGVLSEESGLHPGDEGEDVVVVVDPVDGSTNASRGIPWFATSLCAVDADGPRASLVVDVPHQRRFVAVRGAGATVDGEPLQPSGVTELGRAVVGLSGFPPRYLGWRQYRALGAAALDLCAVAEGTLDAYVDCTPSAHGSWDYLGALLVCREAGAVVGEAFDRELVTLDHDARRTPLAAATPELYAEVRAARRSPGWPDSPRSAG